In Actinomycetes bacterium, the genomic window CCGATCAGGGTGAGGTTCGGCTCGTGGTGGGTGATCGTCTCCGACTCGGGGACGACGACCGGGGCGAGGCCCCCGGTGGCCACGACGGCGGTGACCGGGCCGATCTCGGCCACGATCCGGCGGACCAGACCGTCCACTTGCCCGGCGAACCCGTAGACAGCGCCGGACTGCAGCGCCTCCACGGT contains:
- a CDS encoding type III pantothenate kinase, with translation EFLGGALAPGIEISIDALAARAAQLRKVELVRPRSVVGKNTVEALQSGAVYGFAGQVDGLVRRIVAEIGPVTAVVATGGLAPVVVPESETITHHEPNLTLIGLRLVFDRTH